In Nonomuraea sp. NBC_00507, the following are encoded in one genomic region:
- a CDS encoding family 78 glycoside hydrolase catalytic domain, giving the protein MSKSRRRIRMLAGLGVSLALALSQPFGAPPAVAAGAVSPVHVVDLNVDGRYDESLGIDNLTPSLGWRMQETRQAAAHPCHRPLSRAACPGDAQTAYQVQAATSEENLKRGRLIWDSGKVNSPVQSGVRYAGQALGSRQKIIWHVRVWDADKKPSDWSKPSSWEMGLLQQSDWGAARWIEYPGRTETQPMPIFARQFDVDRGKRVAGARLYLSGVGLHLPTLNGRKLSDEVLAPGYSNYQLSSEYRTYDITDDLRAGANTLGVRLGNGPAYVRRSVTNPAVGRTAPYSWWQSQLKGSGSLAAGAEAGATTVKLDNVANYHIGGTINIDTGNGGDNLESRTITAIGTAGVDGTGITFTPGLAKAHSTGATVTGSGNNIAASDPSAGAAVAPRMIARLEIAYSNGSTDVIVSDRSWRSALGALVTDAWYSGSDYDARREQVGWDLPGSDLSATAKRRDGSDMSWVDAGIAPPPNLATKLVARTAEPVKAVETFTAVSMTNPTPGTWVFDLGQNISGWPQLNLKGTVPGGVTIRMAPAESLAPDGTVDQASLMGGGGNRGRDLFNTYTTAGLRGGETWHPDFTYFGMQWIQVTGLPEGYTPTKDLIKGIRLQVATPVAGEVTTSNARVNRIHKMARYSFASNMMSVFTDCPGREKLSYPADYTMPMGAIHRNYELAAYLRTTMRHLVEGQSIADTPMRGNVALKTPVYDWGYSGRFGDEINWGNAIILVPAMLYELYGDTETMTRYYDQMVDFADYIQRQKAGTGENAHIVDAALADWVAADQTSGRITGTWGYYIMITKLARMAELTGHADDAARYQTLAGDIKNAFNAHFYNQELRRYTSTGNAGTAGATQTAQALALDAGLVPDSERLAVLDALVELVYAFHPNGEGPHFSGGTIGMAPTVRALADGGRDDVLWDLLQADDQPSYGFFMQPTTANPGGMTTIGEQWNRGASKNHMILAQIEEWFHTGLAGIREADDSTAYRRLVIQPKPVGDLTSVKGSYETPHGSVRSAWTKGGDRFKLTVEVPANTAAEVWVPAKEQRLVAAPHRATFLRMDRDHAVYRVASGSFTFVAAMAS; this is encoded by the coding sequence GTGTCGAAATCACGTCGTCGGATCCGCATGCTCGCGGGACTGGGGGTTTCCTTAGCCCTCGCTCTCTCGCAGCCCTTCGGCGCTCCACCGGCCGTCGCCGCCGGCGCGGTATCGCCCGTCCACGTCGTCGACCTCAACGTTGACGGCCGGTACGACGAATCTCTCGGCATCGACAACCTCACCCCCTCACTCGGGTGGCGGATGCAAGAGACACGACAAGCCGCCGCCCACCCGTGCCACCGGCCGCTCTCGCGGGCGGCGTGTCCCGGCGACGCGCAGACCGCGTACCAGGTCCAGGCCGCGACAAGCGAGGAGAACCTCAAGCGCGGCCGGCTGATCTGGGACTCCGGCAAGGTGAACTCCCCCGTCCAGTCCGGCGTCCGCTATGCCGGCCAAGCGTTGGGTTCACGTCAGAAGATCATCTGGCACGTCCGGGTCTGGGACGCCGACAAGAAGCCGTCGGACTGGAGCAAGCCCTCCTCATGGGAGATGGGCCTGCTGCAGCAGAGCGATTGGGGCGCGGCGCGCTGGATCGAGTACCCGGGCCGCACCGAAACGCAGCCCATGCCGATCTTCGCCCGTCAGTTCGACGTCGACCGCGGCAAGCGCGTGGCCGGCGCCCGTCTCTACCTCTCCGGCGTGGGCCTGCACCTGCCGACCTTGAACGGTCGCAAGCTCAGCGACGAAGTCCTCGCGCCCGGCTACTCCAACTACCAGCTCTCCAGTGAGTACCGCACCTACGACATCACCGACGACCTGCGCGCCGGGGCCAACACCCTCGGTGTACGGCTCGGCAACGGCCCTGCTTACGTGCGGCGCAGCGTCACCAACCCGGCCGTGGGCCGCACGGCGCCGTACTCATGGTGGCAGAGCCAGCTGAAAGGCAGCGGCTCCCTGGCCGCCGGGGCCGAGGCCGGCGCCACGACCGTGAAACTCGACAATGTCGCCAACTACCACATCGGCGGCACCATCAACATCGACACCGGCAACGGCGGCGACAACCTCGAATCGCGCACCATCACCGCGATCGGCACCGCAGGCGTTGACGGAACAGGGATCACCTTCACGCCGGGGCTGGCCAAGGCGCACTCCACCGGCGCGACGGTGACCGGCTCGGGCAACAACATCGCCGCCAGCGACCCGAGCGCCGGCGCCGCGGTCGCTCCCCGCATGATCGCGCGGCTGGAGATCGCCTACAGCAACGGCTCGACGGACGTCATCGTCTCCGACCGCAGCTGGCGCTCCGCCCTCGGCGCCCTCGTCACCGACGCTTGGTACTCCGGCTCCGACTATGACGCACGGCGCGAGCAAGTCGGCTGGGACCTGCCAGGCTCCGACCTGTCAGCCACCGCCAAGCGACGCGACGGCTCGGACATGTCGTGGGTGGACGCGGGAATAGCGCCGCCCCCGAATCTCGCCACCAAACTCGTGGCCCGGACGGCCGAGCCGGTCAAGGCCGTCGAAACGTTCACGGCGGTCTCGATGACCAACCCGACCCCGGGCACCTGGGTGTTCGACCTCGGCCAGAACATCAGCGGATGGCCACAGCTGAACCTCAAGGGCACTGTGCCCGGCGGAGTCACCATCCGGATGGCACCCGCCGAGTCTCTCGCCCCCGACGGAACCGTCGACCAGGCCTCTCTCATGGGAGGAGGCGGCAACCGGGGGCGCGACCTGTTCAACACCTACACCACGGCCGGTCTGCGCGGCGGAGAGACTTGGCACCCCGACTTCACCTACTTCGGCATGCAGTGGATCCAGGTCACCGGCCTTCCGGAGGGCTACACCCCCACGAAGGACCTGATCAAGGGCATCCGGCTGCAGGTCGCCACCCCCGTGGCAGGTGAGGTCACCACTTCCAACGCACGCGTCAACCGCATCCACAAGATGGCCCGCTACTCCTTCGCGTCGAACATGATGTCGGTCTTCACCGACTGTCCCGGCCGCGAGAAGCTGTCGTACCCGGCCGACTACACGATGCCGATGGGAGCCATCCACCGCAATTACGAACTCGCCGCCTACCTGCGGACCACGATGCGGCACCTCGTCGAGGGACAGTCGATTGCCGACACCCCCATGCGCGGAAACGTGGCGCTGAAGACGCCGGTCTACGACTGGGGCTACAGCGGACGCTTCGGCGACGAGATCAACTGGGGCAACGCCATCATTTTGGTCCCGGCGATGCTCTACGAGCTCTACGGCGACACCGAGACGATGACGCGGTACTACGACCAGATGGTCGACTTCGCCGACTACATCCAGCGACAGAAGGCGGGGACGGGCGAGAACGCGCACATTGTCGACGCCGCCCTCGCCGACTGGGTCGCGGCCGACCAGACCTCAGGCCGGATCACCGGCACCTGGGGCTACTACATCATGATCACGAAGCTGGCCAGGATGGCCGAGCTCACGGGTCACGCCGACGACGCCGCCCGCTACCAGACCCTCGCCGGTGACATCAAGAACGCCTTCAACGCCCACTTCTACAACCAGGAGCTGCGCCGCTACACCAGCACGGGCAACGCCGGGACCGCCGGCGCCACCCAGACGGCTCAGGCGCTCGCGCTCGACGCCGGGCTCGTCCCCGACAGCGAACGCCTGGCTGTCCTCGACGCGCTCGTCGAGCTTGTCTACGCTTTCCACCCCAACGGCGAGGGCCCGCACTTCAGTGGCGGCACCATCGGCATGGCCCCGACGGTCCGGGCCCTTGCCGACGGCGGCAGGGACGATGTCCTGTGGGACCTGCTGCAGGCTGATGACCAGCCGAGTTACGGGTTCTTCATGCAGCCCACCACCGCCAATCCGGGCGGCATGACCACGATCGGCGAGCAGTGGAACCGTGGAGCCTCGAAGAACCACATGATCCTGGCGCAGATCGAGGAGTGGTTCCACACCGGGCTGGCGGGCATCCGCGAGGCCGATGACTCCACCGCCTACCGGCGCCTCGTCATCCAGCCCAAGCCGGTCGGCGACCTCACCTCCGTAAAGGGCAGCTACGAGACGCCGCACGGTAGCGTGCGGTCCGCATGGACCAAGGGAGGAGACCGGTTCAAGCTGACGGTCGAGGTGCCGGCGAACACCGCCGCCGAAGTCTGGGTGCCGGCGAAAGAACAACGCCTCGTCGCAGCGCCGCACCGAGCGACGTTCCTCCGGATGGACCGAGACCACGCCGTCTACAGAGTCGCCTCCGGCTCCTTCACGTTCGTGGCGGCAATGGCAAGCTGA
- a CDS encoding aldo/keto reductase has product MKHIMLRDLEVSRIGLGAMGMSHGYTGSGTDEPESIRTIHRALDLGVTLIDTAEIYGPYTNEELLGRALTGRRDQVVLATKFGLIAHGGAGPWNLDSSPANIRTSVEGSLKRLGTDHIDLYYQHRVDPNTPIEETVGALAELVAEGKVRHIGLSEAGPDTIRRADAVHPVTAVQSEYSLWTRGLEERVLPLLRELGIGLVPFAPLGRGFLTGKIRSTDGFKEGDFRHGNPRFTGENFQRNLRIADEVEAVAAAAGATPAQVALAWLLTRGDDIAPIPGTKRVGRVEENTAADGIHLSAEQIDKLTNLPPAAGDTHTEAGMRMLER; this is encoded by the coding sequence ATGAAGCACATCATGCTGAGGGACCTGGAGGTCTCCCGCATCGGCCTGGGCGCGATGGGAATGTCCCACGGCTACACCGGCTCCGGCACCGACGAGCCCGAGTCCATCCGCACCATCCACCGGGCCTTGGACCTGGGCGTCACCTTGATCGACACTGCCGAGATCTACGGCCCCTACACCAACGAGGAGCTCCTCGGCCGGGCCTTGACGGGCCGTCGTGACCAGGTCGTGCTGGCCACCAAGTTCGGCCTGATCGCGCACGGTGGCGCGGGACCGTGGAACCTCGACAGCAGCCCGGCCAACATCCGTACCTCGGTCGAGGGCTCGCTCAAACGGCTCGGCACCGACCACATCGATCTGTACTACCAGCACCGGGTCGACCCGAACACGCCCATCGAAGAGACCGTCGGCGCGCTCGCCGAGCTGGTGGCCGAAGGTAAGGTCCGGCACATCGGGCTGTCCGAAGCGGGGCCCGACACCATCCGCCGCGCCGACGCCGTCCACCCGGTCACCGCCGTGCAGTCGGAGTACTCCCTGTGGACCCGCGGCCTGGAAGAACGAGTGCTGCCGCTGCTGCGCGAGCTCGGGATCGGCCTGGTGCCTTTCGCGCCGCTGGGCCGCGGCTTCCTCACCGGGAAGATCCGCTCCACCGATGGCTTCAAAGAAGGCGACTTCCGCCACGGCAACCCCCGCTTCACCGGCGAGAACTTCCAGCGCAACCTGCGCATCGCCGACGAGGTCGAAGCCGTCGCCGCCGCAGCGGGCGCCACCCCGGCCCAGGTCGCCCTGGCATGGCTGCTGACGCGTGGTGACGACATCGCCCCCATCCCCGGCACCAAGCGCGTCGGCCGCGTCGAGGAGAACACCGCCGCCGACGGCATCCACCTGAGCGCCGAGCAGATCGACAAGCTCACCAACCTCCCCCCTGCCGCCGGTGACACCCACACCGAGGCCGGCATGCGAATGCTGGAGCGCTGA
- a CDS encoding helix-turn-helix transcriptional regulator, giving the protein MAQQRTTTSSSDTELSRFLRARRTQTSPEQVGLTIGPGLRRTPGLRREELATLAGISIDYYVRLERGKETRPSPSVLDALARALQLDDQEHQHLRELAAHAARYAPEPPPPPSRTVRPHLKLLLETMRPSPAYIVSRSMDLLAWNPGGLALYAGLDDWPVKQRNLARYLFLHPTARELFPDWDNQVRGCVARLRAQAGTAPDAPDLTNLIGELLVKSSDFAKLWERYDVTGRKRTHKTFHHPHVGTINLTAQSMDLEGTPGHRLGVYVAEPGTPDHDAMLLLDMTVPEPAAKDEAQPRAQS; this is encoded by the coding sequence ATGGCACAGCAGCGCACCACCACCAGCAGCAGCGACACGGAGCTGAGCCGGTTCCTGCGCGCCCGCCGTACCCAGACCAGCCCCGAGCAGGTGGGCCTCACGATCGGGCCCGGCCTGCGCCGCACTCCCGGGCTGCGCCGGGAAGAGCTGGCCACCCTCGCCGGGATCAGCATCGACTACTACGTGCGTCTCGAGCGTGGCAAGGAGACCCGCCCCAGCCCCTCGGTGCTCGACGCCCTCGCCCGCGCCCTCCAGCTCGATGACCAGGAACACCAGCACCTGCGCGAGCTGGCCGCCCACGCCGCCCGCTACGCTCCCGAGCCCCCGCCTCCACCCAGCCGCACCGTGCGGCCCCACCTGAAGCTGCTGCTGGAGACGATGCGTCCCAGTCCCGCCTACATCGTCAGCCGCAGCATGGACCTCCTCGCCTGGAACCCCGGAGGGCTCGCCCTGTACGCAGGCCTGGACGACTGGCCGGTCAAGCAGCGCAACCTCGCCCGCTACCTGTTCCTGCACCCCACGGCCCGCGAGCTGTTCCCCGACTGGGACAACCAGGTCCGCGGCTGCGTGGCCCGCCTGCGCGCGCAGGCCGGCACCGCACCCGACGCTCCCGACCTGACCAACCTCATCGGCGAGCTGCTGGTGAAGAGCTCCGACTTCGCCAAGCTCTGGGAACGCTATGACGTGACCGGCCGCAAGCGCACCCACAAGACCTTCCACCATCCGCACGTGGGCACCATCAACCTCACCGCCCAATCCATGGACCTGGAGGGCACCCCCGGCCACCGCCTCGGCGTCTATGTCGCCGAGCCCGGCACCCCTGACCATGACGCGATGCTGCTGCTGGACATGACCGTCCCCGAGCCGGCCGCGAAGGACGAGGCACAGCCGCGGGCACAGTCCTGA